In the Pseudochaenichthys georgianus chromosome 1, fPseGeo1.2, whole genome shotgun sequence genome, one interval contains:
- the LOC117451620 gene encoding ladderlectin-like produces the protein MNILLILSVILCVTLSIRAATVVTADAAAGKEENNDSLKSGMNADTAVLPQARFSFCLDGWLSFRGNCYYLSNNVDIWRNAESFCAGYGGSLASAHNIWEYNFLQRVVNTGGHTFAWIGGYFFEGDWRWEDGSEFNYHHWETVSSTDLYQCLQLNTQESRGWSNHGCSMSFPFVCQVKPNC, from the exons ATGAACATTCTTCTGATCCTCTCTGTTATCCTCTGTGTCACTCTGTCAATCAGGGCTGCGACAG TTGTTACCGCTGATGCTGCTGCAGGAAAGGAGGAAAACAATGATTCACTAAAATCAG GGATGAATGCTGACACGGCTGTTCTACCTCAAG CTCGTTTCTCTTTCTGTCTGGATGGCTGGCTTAGTTTCCGTGGTAACTGCTATTACTTATCCAACAATGTTGACATCTGGAGAAATGCAGAG AGCTTCTGTGCTGGTTACGGTGGGAGTCTGGCATCCGCACACAACATCTGGGAGTACAATTTCCTGCAGCGTGTGGTCAACACGGGGGGGCACACTTTTGCCTGGATTGGAGGTTACTTCTTCGAG GGTGACTGGAGGTGGGAGGATGGCTCAGAGTTTAACTACCATCACTGGGAAACAGTGAGCTCCACTGACCTTTACCAGTGCCTGCAACTCAACACTCAAG AGTCCAGAGGCTGGTCCAACCACGGCTGCAGCATGAGCTTCCCCTTTGTTTGCCAGGTGAAGCCAAACTGTTAG